One genomic window of Candidatus Nitrospira inopinata includes the following:
- a CDS encoding PD-(D/E)XK nuclease family protein has product MLKVVIGRFHPTLESALVERVRRLKAQDPLAPLAIVVPSNPLADRLRALLAVEHRLSLLSLHVLTFHQLALRLADERTSDHALPRVVDELFFEQVIRYLVCRTLSRHEPFQRLGRTAGTWGALWATIRDLKDALVDPDQMMRGLREDCFDEDDQGWLEALATLYAAVRESGRTLGVGTQNDLAERLTPLLPTSSFLRPFKEVLYYGFYDLTQVQLSFFEAVSRAKETTLFFPLEDEPAYDFARRFFDRCIRPLAATIEREIGPSPPSSEAGQEVRFAIRNVIGPEEELASACRMILELVETNGYRFDEIGVVARTLDPYGPHIQSVFDRHRVPFRTTATRPLMEEPTSKLMLQLVSLPLNDWYAPVVLDVVTSPFYTTDLCDDRSPAYRPEQWRLAVQSLRITRGTDEWNRLDRVGQGRLALDGEESPLDSLAIAPETLALLRQVVAELMKDCSTLPSKGPIGRLVEACQVLVDRRIRRPDPGASRQDPLAADRMAMWAALDRLWATLLELESLNEELTWHEFVELLTRAIEKTTAPVASVSCAGVTVADVMAARGVPFKALFLLGLNDQTFPRSIREDGFLRDRHRRVLDATLGFKIDEKLAGHEEERLLFHLACRSARHRLYLSYQRADESGRTLATSPYLDDVARLFGAEDSGAEVIPRRLVERLRRRPAERFVIAPADLIQWLALNGQDPADLIDALGRDGDLFRHAIEALGRIEADDHQLNEFDGVTGQLETHWRRLLDQGMAPTPLERYARCPFQYFAADVLRLETNRMVIEPGPDAALVGSLCHAALRHCYERLVQAGWPVQRVEEDELTRIVASSVERASADLESRQGVGPYLLWEMAKETVCQLVREAVEADEAEQAEQPYSPIAFEVEGEGGVPETLGGKPLKIRGRVDRLDRHRVSGVLRVIDYKLKLGSSMKPEDRNLVQSAVRGYRLQPPLYSCLSVQGSSLPDLVQFFFLAPQWVPSISRSTFERPSWSSDTGLLIRKTLATLLEGINRGRFFILPDGYCDGCLYRPACRREHGPTWWRVYRAAESKSLRAMRKHKVNGE; this is encoded by the coding sequence ATGCTGAAGGTCGTCATCGGTCGATTCCATCCCACTCTCGAATCCGCATTGGTTGAGCGAGTCAGGCGGCTCAAGGCCCAAGATCCCTTGGCGCCGCTCGCGATCGTTGTTCCGTCCAATCCGCTGGCCGACCGTCTTCGGGCCCTGCTGGCCGTCGAACACCGGCTGTCGCTGCTGAGCCTGCACGTCTTGACCTTTCATCAACTCGCCCTCCGCCTGGCGGACGAAAGAACGTCCGATCATGCGTTGCCTCGCGTCGTCGATGAGTTGTTTTTCGAACAGGTGATTCGTTATCTGGTTTGCCGCACGCTCTCACGGCATGAGCCGTTTCAGCGACTTGGGCGCACCGCGGGGACCTGGGGCGCCCTCTGGGCCACGATTCGCGATTTGAAGGACGCGCTCGTCGACCCCGACCAGATGATGCGGGGACTGCGCGAAGACTGTTTCGATGAAGATGACCAAGGGTGGCTCGAAGCGCTCGCGACCCTCTACGCGGCCGTCAGAGAGTCCGGTCGAACGTTGGGGGTCGGGACACAAAATGACCTCGCCGAGCGCCTCACTCCCCTGCTGCCGACCTCTTCATTTCTCCGACCGTTCAAAGAGGTGCTCTATTATGGATTCTACGACTTGACTCAGGTCCAGCTCTCGTTCTTTGAGGCCGTGAGCCGCGCCAAAGAGACGACGCTGTTCTTCCCGTTGGAAGATGAGCCGGCCTATGACTTTGCGCGGCGATTCTTCGATCGCTGCATCAGGCCGTTGGCGGCGACGATTGAGAGGGAGATCGGACCATCGCCACCGTCATCCGAAGCGGGCCAAGAGGTTCGGTTTGCAATACGGAACGTGATCGGCCCTGAAGAAGAATTGGCTTCGGCCTGCCGCATGATCCTTGAGTTGGTCGAAACCAACGGCTATCGGTTCGACGAGATCGGCGTCGTGGCTCGCACGCTTGATCCCTACGGACCGCATATTCAGTCGGTCTTTGACCGCCATCGGGTGCCGTTTCGTACGACGGCCACTCGGCCGTTGATGGAAGAGCCGACAAGCAAACTGATGCTCCAGCTTGTCTCGTTGCCGTTGAACGACTGGTATGCTCCGGTCGTGCTCGACGTCGTGACGTCTCCCTTCTACACGACCGATCTGTGCGATGACCGGTCGCCGGCCTATAGACCCGAACAGTGGAGACTCGCCGTTCAGTCCCTGCGCATCACTCGCGGAACGGACGAATGGAACAGACTGGATCGGGTCGGCCAGGGGCGATTGGCGCTCGACGGCGAGGAGAGCCCGCTCGATTCCCTGGCGATTGCCCCGGAAACGCTCGCATTGCTCCGACAAGTCGTCGCCGAACTGATGAAAGACTGTTCCACGTTGCCGTCCAAGGGACCCATCGGTCGGCTGGTGGAGGCCTGTCAGGTCCTGGTTGATCGGCGCATCCGTCGGCCTGATCCGGGAGCGAGCCGCCAAGATCCCCTTGCCGCTGATCGGATGGCGATGTGGGCGGCTCTGGATCGTCTCTGGGCCACCCTTCTGGAATTGGAGTCGCTCAATGAAGAACTGACCTGGCATGAGTTCGTCGAATTGTTGACGCGCGCCATTGAAAAGACCACGGCGCCGGTTGCTTCCGTCTCCTGTGCCGGTGTGACGGTGGCGGACGTGATGGCCGCTCGCGGGGTGCCGTTCAAGGCGTTGTTCCTTTTGGGACTGAACGATCAAACCTTCCCCCGTTCCATCCGAGAGGACGGATTTCTGCGGGATCGGCACCGTCGCGTGCTGGATGCCACGTTGGGGTTCAAGATCGATGAAAAACTGGCCGGCCACGAAGAAGAGCGGTTGTTGTTCCATCTCGCCTGTCGCTCGGCACGTCACCGTCTGTATCTCTCCTATCAACGGGCCGATGAATCGGGCCGCACGCTGGCGACGTCGCCGTATCTTGACGACGTCGCCCGGCTGTTTGGAGCGGAAGATTCCGGTGCGGAAGTGATTCCGCGCCGCCTGGTGGAGCGATTGCGCCGGCGACCGGCGGAGCGATTCGTCATTGCGCCTGCCGATCTCATCCAATGGCTAGCCCTGAACGGCCAGGACCCGGCTGATTTGATTGATGCGCTGGGTCGCGATGGGGACCTGTTTCGTCACGCGATCGAGGCCCTTGGCCGGATCGAGGCGGACGATCACCAACTCAACGAGTTCGACGGAGTAACCGGACAGCTTGAAACCCATTGGCGACGTCTGCTCGATCAAGGAATGGCTCCGACGCCGCTCGAACGGTATGCCCGTTGTCCCTTTCAGTATTTCGCCGCCGACGTTCTGCGGTTGGAAACGAACCGGATGGTAATCGAACCGGGACCGGACGCCGCCCTTGTCGGCAGCCTCTGCCACGCTGCGCTGCGGCACTGTTACGAGCGGCTCGTGCAAGCCGGATGGCCGGTTCAACGGGTGGAGGAGGATGAGTTGACAAGAATCGTTGCTTCGTCCGTTGAACGGGCCTCGGCTGATCTGGAGAGTCGGCAAGGGGTGGGCCCTTATCTCCTCTGGGAAATGGCGAAAGAGACGGTCTGTCAGCTTGTGCGCGAGGCGGTGGAGGCGGATGAAGCGGAACAGGCCGAGCAGCCGTACAGCCCCATTGCATTTGAGGTGGAGGGAGAGGGGGGTGTTCCGGAGACTCTTGGCGGGAAGCCGTTGAAAATTCGAGGCCGGGTGGATCGGTTGGATCGGCATCGGGTGTCCGGCGTACTGCGTGTGATCGACTACAAACTCAAGCTTGGGTCGAGCATGAAGCCGGAAGATCGGAATCTGGTGCAGTCGGCGGTTCGGGGTTATCGTTTGCAGCCGCCGCTCTACAGTTGCCTTTCCGTGCAGGGATCTTCTTTGCCCGACCTCGTGCAGTTCTTTTTTCTCGCGCCTCAGTGGGTGCCGAGCATCAGCCGCTCGACGTTCGAGAGGCCTTCGTGGTCGTCCGATACCGGTCTCCTGATTCGGAAGACGCTGGCCACACTGCTCGAAGGAATCAACCGCGGACGATTTTTTATCTTGCCGGACGGCTATTGCGACGGCTGCCTCTACCGGCCTGCGTGCCGGCGGGAACATGGTCCCACCTGGTGGAGAGTCTATCGTGCGGCTGAATCGAAATCGCTGAGGGCGATGCGGAAACACAAGGTGAACGGTGAGTGA
- a CDS encoding metallopeptidase family protein, which translates to MADRRSISSEAFARLVKRAIKDLPPPYAKLMESIAVVIEEEPPQEVLDDLELDDEDELLGLYQGQSLAEESFFSAGGTEPAKISIYRGPILRQCHSEEEIVREVYETVMHELGHHVGLDDDEMPY; encoded by the coding sequence ATGGCCGACCGTCGTTCCATCTCGTCGGAAGCCTTTGCCCGGCTCGTCAAGCGGGCGATCAAGGATTTGCCTCCTCCCTACGCGAAACTGATGGAGTCCATCGCCGTCGTGATCGAGGAGGAGCCGCCCCAAGAGGTATTGGATGATCTTGAACTCGACGATGAGGATGAGCTGCTGGGGCTCTATCAGGGTCAGTCGCTCGCGGAAGAATCGTTCTTTTCCGCCGGTGGAACGGAGCCGGCCAAGATCTCGATCTATCGCGGGCCGATCCTACGGCAGTGTCACAGTGAAGAGGAGATCGTCCGCGAGGTCTATGAAACCGTCATGCACGAGTTGGGGCACCACGTGGGGCTCGATGACGACGAGATGCCGTATTAG
- a CDS encoding UvrD-helicase domain-containing protein, protein MSDRSSIPARAIPDRAAREAAETTCDRNVVVIAGAGTGKTTLLVNRLVHLLMRQPEPIPIMRIVALTFTNKAATEMKIRLRERLTVLARPETASMRSNGGGALSCRELEARYGLDPEAVATLAHAALADLEKAQIGTLHGFAAHLLRLYPLESRVDPDFREDDGQRFEEHFAASWDLWLDRELSRSGLHHRPWRSVLASVALDSIRDLAKALCGELVDLDVLQRQVSSDAIPAAVLQWLQQQQGRARQLLQIHDRPKRRKIERMLAAAASLMELVVERGLAGRQRLSMEERQWLEKDLGSRVVGWEGQDFQEAATLIETAQQLLAVDESVLRDLLSLLLPLVRQVRDTFVTQGWLSFDGLLARARALLYDYPSVRERIKREYQAVLVDEFQDTDPVQYEIILALSERLGESATRWQDLSLEPGKLFIVGDPKQSIYAFRRADIEAFDRVVEKIERGGGMVLNLTTNFRSDAALLERVNGVFDRLFERRPLVQPPNVPLEAGRPRGAMSIEPGVRLHVVVPREPDVSFDAAEATRAESEMVARWLAEEVLNSSSIKPGHVALLFRKLTQADAYLDALRRHDIAYVIEGEKHFYRRQEVIDLVNLLRLLDHPHDEIAWAGLLRSPLGGLTDRHLYELRQAGLCDYRHADRLARWDHPSAAAVQRLYGHLTWLHRAIAGLPLVEALDHVFDRLPVLEVAAASLHGEQAVANLLKVKQMAASFADRPHVTFSRFVDLMSARLEEQPDESESPLTEESSDAVHVLTIHKAKGLEFPIVVLPGLHQGSGRERDVRQVSYDWSSNTYGLSLGCHRSLGSLLVESKQRLREEAERRRLLYVGMTRAKDLLVLTGGVTARSAGETVFDLLQSGATGTIGDRSIADLQVGAAVIPHVAVTAPERKRPSRRREQEAESIVIDARAVATRWRERAVRWDQVRKTPYFLTPTSMGASMGEEGAPTVSLTASRGEEAAIARLAGVVVHRLLERWDFSRDPSELSVQLDPVLESVLGTDEQAHAEVVASSVRELLASFSQSDLYKRLATAEILGREVPLLMPWGEGQVMEGVIDVIYRLDGTVWVADYKTDAIEAEQAAARAERYRMQAQVYKEAVRGSLHVEPRFHCLFLRCGVAVEL, encoded by the coding sequence GTGAGTGATCGTTCTTCGATACCGGCTCGCGCGATCCCGGACCGCGCCGCCCGGGAGGCGGCGGAGACGACGTGTGATCGAAACGTCGTGGTCATCGCCGGGGCGGGAACCGGCAAGACGACTTTGCTGGTGAATCGGCTGGTGCATCTGCTCATGAGGCAGCCGGAGCCGATCCCCATCATGCGAATCGTCGCCTTGACGTTCACCAACAAGGCCGCGACGGAGATGAAGATACGGTTGCGCGAACGACTGACCGTTCTTGCCCGTCCTGAAACCGCGTCGATGCGGTCAAACGGCGGAGGAGCCCTGTCCTGCCGCGAGCTTGAAGCGCGCTACGGTCTCGATCCGGAAGCCGTCGCCACGCTGGCTCATGCGGCGCTCGCCGATCTTGAAAAGGCGCAAATCGGCACGTTGCACGGTTTCGCGGCTCATCTGCTGCGGCTCTACCCCTTGGAGAGCCGCGTCGATCCCGATTTTCGGGAAGACGATGGCCAGCGATTCGAGGAACACTTCGCCGCCTCGTGGGATCTCTGGTTGGATCGAGAGCTGAGCCGATCCGGACTTCATCATCGTCCGTGGCGGAGCGTGTTGGCGTCGGTTGCGTTGGATTCGATTCGAGACCTGGCCAAAGCCCTCTGCGGCGAATTGGTCGATCTCGATGTCCTTCAACGGCAGGTCTCATCGGATGCGATACCGGCGGCCGTCCTCCAGTGGTTGCAACAGCAACAGGGGCGAGCCCGTCAGTTGTTGCAAATCCACGACCGGCCGAAACGGCGAAAGATTGAACGGATGTTGGCCGCCGCGGCGTCGTTGATGGAACTGGTGGTGGAAAGAGGCTTGGCCGGCCGGCAGAGATTGTCGATGGAAGAGCGGCAGTGGCTCGAAAAAGACCTGGGTAGCCGTGTGGTTGGGTGGGAAGGGCAAGATTTTCAAGAGGCGGCTACCCTGATCGAGACGGCGCAACAGTTGCTGGCGGTCGATGAAAGCGTGTTGCGCGACCTTCTGTCGCTGCTTCTTCCCCTGGTCCGGCAGGTTCGAGACACGTTCGTCACGCAAGGCTGGTTGTCATTCGACGGACTGTTGGCTCGGGCCAGAGCGTTGCTTTATGACTATCCGTCCGTCCGCGAGCGGATCAAGCGGGAATATCAGGCGGTGTTGGTCGATGAGTTTCAGGACACGGATCCCGTCCAGTATGAAATCATCCTGGCCCTGTCGGAACGGCTTGGAGAGAGCGCGACTCGCTGGCAGGATCTGTCGCTCGAGCCGGGGAAACTCTTTATCGTCGGCGACCCGAAACAGTCGATCTATGCCTTTCGTCGAGCGGACATCGAGGCCTTTGACCGAGTGGTCGAAAAGATCGAAAGGGGTGGAGGCATGGTTCTGAACTTGACGACGAACTTCCGCAGCGACGCGGCCCTGTTGGAACGGGTGAACGGCGTGTTTGATCGGCTGTTCGAGCGGCGGCCGTTGGTCCAACCTCCGAACGTGCCGTTGGAGGCCGGTCGGCCACGAGGCGCCATGTCGATCGAGCCGGGCGTGCGACTTCACGTGGTGGTTCCTCGGGAACCGGATGTCTCCTTCGATGCGGCGGAGGCGACAAGGGCCGAGAGCGAAATGGTGGCGCGCTGGCTTGCCGAAGAGGTGCTGAACAGCTCCTCGATCAAACCGGGCCACGTGGCCTTGTTGTTCAGGAAACTCACGCAGGCCGATGCGTATCTGGACGCGTTGCGGCGGCATGACATCGCGTACGTGATCGAGGGGGAGAAACATTTCTACCGCCGCCAGGAGGTCATCGACTTGGTCAATCTGTTGCGCCTCCTGGATCATCCCCACGACGAGATCGCCTGGGCCGGCCTCCTGCGATCGCCGCTCGGCGGGCTGACGGATCGTCACCTGTACGAGCTTCGGCAGGCTGGGCTGTGTGATTATCGTCATGCGGACCGTCTGGCAAGGTGGGATCATCCGTCGGCCGCTGCCGTCCAAAGACTCTATGGACATTTGACGTGGCTCCATCGCGCCATTGCCGGTCTTCCGTTGGTCGAGGCTCTCGATCATGTGTTTGACCGGTTGCCCGTTTTGGAGGTAGCGGCCGCGTCCCTCCATGGAGAACAGGCCGTGGCCAATCTTCTGAAAGTGAAGCAGATGGCCGCGTCCTTCGCCGACCGGCCTCACGTGACCTTCAGCCGCTTCGTCGATCTCATGAGCGCGAGGCTGGAAGAACAACCGGACGAATCGGAGAGTCCGTTGACGGAAGAATCTTCGGACGCCGTGCACGTGTTGACCATTCACAAGGCCAAGGGATTGGAGTTTCCCATCGTGGTGCTGCCGGGTCTTCACCAAGGAAGCGGGCGCGAACGCGATGTTCGGCAGGTTTCCTACGATTGGTCGAGCAATACCTACGGTCTTTCACTGGGTTGCCATCGGTCCCTTGGGTCGTTGCTCGTGGAGAGCAAGCAGCGGCTGCGGGAAGAGGCGGAACGGCGCCGTTTGCTGTATGTGGGCATGACGAGGGCCAAGGACCTGCTCGTGTTGACCGGAGGGGTCACGGCCCGCTCGGCCGGAGAGACGGTCTTTGATCTGTTGCAGTCCGGCGCGACGGGAACGATCGGAGACCGTTCGATCGCCGATCTTCAAGTGGGGGCCGCGGTGATTCCCCACGTGGCGGTCACGGCTCCGGAACGAAAACGCCCGTCCAGACGACGCGAACAGGAAGCCGAATCCATCGTGATCGATGCGCGAGCCGTTGCGACTCGCTGGCGTGAGCGGGCAGTGCGGTGGGATCAGGTGCGCAAGACCCCGTACTTCCTCACTCCCACGAGCATGGGTGCGAGCATGGGGGAAGAGGGGGCGCCGACCGTGAGTCTCACGGCTTCGAGAGGGGAGGAAGCGGCCATCGCACGGTTGGCCGGCGTCGTGGTCCATCGTCTGCTCGAACGGTGGGATTTTTCGCGAGATCCGTCGGAATTATCGGTTCAGCTCGACCCGGTTCTCGAATCGGTCCTTGGGACTGATGAACAGGCCCATGCCGAGGTGGTCGCCTCGTCCGTCCGGGAGCTTCTGGCCTCCTTCTCTCAGTCCGACCTCTACAAGCGGCTCGCAACGGCCGAGATCCTCGGCCGTGAAGTGCCGTTGCTGATGCCGTGGGGAGAGGGACAGGTGATGGAGGGGGTGATCGACGTGATCTACCGGCTTGACGGAACAGTCTGGGTGGCGGACTATAAAACGGATGCGATCGAGGCCGAACAAGCGGCGGCTCGGGCCGAACGGTATCGGATGCAAGCTCAGGTGTACAAGGAAGCGGTGCGGGGAAGCCTGCATGTCGAGCCTCGGTTTCACTGTCTGTTTCTGCGGTGCGGAGTGGCCGTCGAGCTCTGA